TCCGCTCGCGGACCAATTGCCCGCAGCATCGCGCTCCTGCACGTACAAGGTGTGCGCCGCAGCAGACAGAGCTGTCGCGGGCGTGTACGAAAGACTCGTTGTCGTTGTCCATGCTCCCGATTGGCTGTCCAACTGATACCGGTATGTCCCGTTTCCTCCGTTGCCCCCGGAACTCCACGACCACGTTGGCGTCGTATCGTTCGTCGGTGTCGTTCCCGTCACGCTCGGTGCGTTCGGCGCGGACTTGTCGATGGTGTAAACCTCTCCAGAAGAGAAACTGCCGTTTCCCGAACCCACGCCTCCGAGCTTCTCTCCATTTCCGTCTACGATCGAATCGTTGTCGACTACATCGAGACGGATGGTCCCGCTGCCTGTTCCTGTCGACACCGAAACGGTCCTTGTCGCTCCCGCGTCCGCGCTTACTGACGTGATTGACGCGCCAGTCACACCGCTGGCGCTAAGGGAGAGATCCGTGGCATCTACACCGGTCACAGCCTTATTGAACGTCACCGTGAAGTCTACAGAAGCCGCGTTGGTTGGCGAAGTTCCCACTCGCACAACAGAATTCACTGCCGGATACGGGCTACTCAGCAGGACGACCTGGTTCAGGTCTTCGGGAAGAGCGGAAAAAGCTCCCGCACCGTCGAAGTCGATGTAACTCCGCCCGGAGTAATTCCCCGCGTATTCCACGCCCGCGGGAAAACCGAAGCTCGCGTTTACAATTTTCAGTACCATCACCCGGTCGCTGGAAGCGGGAAACGATTGCGGCGTGCTAAGCAGAAACCGGTTCCACCCCGCGGTGGCGCTAAAGCCTGTCTGGCTATAGAGGAGCGTGGTAGGCACTCCTCCAGATATCGTCGAATACAGATAGAAGTCAACGGTCGCGGAAGAATCATTGATGTACACCTCAAATCCATCGAGGCTATTCATCGTGGTGTCGTTCGTAACCTGCAGCGCTGTCCACGCGGTGGACGATGAATACCCAAAGGCATACCCCGTCGCGCCATTCTCGTCGTAGCGTACGTGGTCGCCCATGCCTCCCGTAGCACTGGGCACGATGTTGGCCGTCATGCTCGCGCCCGAACTCGAAATACTCGTAACAGCTATTCCAGTCGCGGTATTGGTGTAGTCTTTCGAATTGGGATTACTGGTATTGTTGAACGTCGTATTGTTCATAATTCCCGGATACGTATCCCCGGCATCGCCCCGATTCGTCAGCAGATCAAGTCCATTTAGACCGTCAGCTTCTTCAAGATCCACCCACTTGTGCGACTCATCGGTGTTGTCTGTCATCCGATCGTCTACGTGCCAAATCAGTAGCCCATTTCCCGGAAGGCCCGCATCGAAACCGGATTGCTGCCGATTCTCAATCAGGAAGTACTCCCCGATCCGGTACTTGTCCACCCACAACCGCAAGATGGACGCATTGCTGCTTCCTTCAAGAATGTTGGCGCCAGTCGTGCTGGAGAGAACATCTGTCGGCGTCACAATGTCCAAGGCTGACTTGCACCACGCCGACAAGTGCGCGGGAGAATCTCCTGCCCAAGTCCCGATGTAGTTCCAACTGCCTCCTCCCATGAGTCCCCAGTTGCCGATACCCTCCGAGCTCTCATCCGTGTCGTAGAGGTCGGGCAATTCCAGCATAAGGTGCCCCAGCTCATGACACATGATCCCAATGGTTGCCATGTGGTTATCATCGGCATCGCTTCGGTGACGTTCTCCGAACATGGTGTAAGGCTGCAGATTGACGCCATCCAACATCAGCGCGGACGACAGCGTCCATGCATGTCCCCACACCTTCGGCGTATACGTTCCGCCGTAAGCATTTTCATATCCCGCGAGAATCATCACGATCGCAAGTTCGTCGGACGTAATCGTTCCATCCGAATTGCTGTCGAAGGTCGCGTAGTTCACATACGAATTCGCGGCGCTCAGAATAGCGCTCGCTTCCGGCCGCGAGTCGCCGCCTCCCATGTTTGGATGAACAACAGGCCGCGTGATATGCACGATCCCATCGTTGGCAGTCCCATACGTCTCGTTCGCGGTCGTCACCGTAAATGTGCCATACGTATTCTCTAGATAGAACTCTTTTACGCTGTTGCTCGCCCCGTATATCGCGCTCTGGAAATTCGCGTCCGTGTACGCGAACGAAATATTCGTGTAATTCACGAGAATCGTCAGCACCGGCTGCGTATGCACCAACGACTTTGTCGCGCCGGCGCCAAGAGTACGCGGAACAGTCTTCTCAAAGGCACGCGGGTCAACCGGTGGCCTCAGATGTCGAGGCATTGAGGACAACGTCTTCTCGGAAAGCGTCCCAACCTCGTTCGGAGACGCCGTCAGCTGCCCCGTCGCGGACTTCTCGGCGTAGTACCATGTTCCCGTCTGTTCCAGAATCGTGTAGCCTTCTTCCGTCTCATACCAGTTCGAGAATTCGTCGCCCCGGAGCTGGGCCTTAAAGTTCGATCCATCCGGCTGTTTCAACGTGATATCTATCGGAGCAGCTGGCGCCGCATAGGATTCCGGCGCTGCGAAGGCAAACAATAGAAGGATGGAGACTAGCGTTGCGCACAGCGCAAATCGTGTTACTCGGATCCGGCCCAATGCCTGTTTGATGGAATATATCCGTACCGCGTGCGCAAGCGTTGCGGATTGGGGGTTGCTTATGAGCAATGTGGGCCTAACGGAGTACTGCATTCCTTTCTCCTGGACGTCCAACTACCTCTGATCGTGCATGGGACACTTCACATTCTGCGGTACACCGTCCACAGCAACTGCTCTCGCTTGCTTACGTGCTCTACATCTTGCTGCACTCGTAGTCGTCGGAGAGACGAGAATCCTCGTGGCAAAATTCCGACTGGACTTTACTG
This is a stretch of genomic DNA from Candidatus Hydrogenedentota bacterium. It encodes these proteins:
- a CDS encoding M6 family metalloprotease domain-containing protein — encoded protein: MQYSVRPTLLISNPQSATLAHAVRIYSIKQALGRIRVTRFALCATLVSILLLFAFAAPESYAAPAAPIDITLKQPDGSNFKAQLRGDEFSNWYETEEGYTILEQTGTWYYAEKSATGQLTASPNEVGTLSEKTLSSMPRHLRPPVDPRAFEKTVPRTLGAGATKSLVHTQPVLTILVNYTNISFAYTDANFQSAIYGASNSVKEFYLENTYGTFTVTTANETYGTANDGIVHITRPVVHPNMGGGDSRPEASAILSAANSYVNYATFDSNSDGTITSDELAIVMILAGYENAYGGTYTPKVWGHAWTLSSALMLDGVNLQPYTMFGERHRSDADDNHMATIGIMCHELGHLMLELPDLYDTDESSEGIGNWGLMGGGSWNYIGTWAGDSPAHLSAWCKSALDIVTPTDVLSSTTGANILEGSSNASILRLWVDKYRIGEYFLIENRQQSGFDAGLPGNGLLIWHVDDRMTDNTDESHKWVDLEEADGLNGLDLLTNRGDAGDTYPGIMNNTTFNNTSNPNSKDYTNTATGIAVTSISSSGASMTANIVPSATGGMGDHVRYDENGATGYAFGYSSSTAWTALQVTNDTTMNSLDGFEVYINDSSATVDFYLYSTISGGVPTTLLYSQTGFSATAGWNRFLLSTPQSFPASSDRVMVLKIVNASFGFPAGVEYAGNYSGRSYIDFDGAGAFSALPEDLNQVVLLSSPYPAVNSVVRVGTSPTNAASVDFTVTFNKAVTGVDATDLSLSASGVTGASITSVSADAGATRTVSVSTGTGSGTIRLDVVDNDSIVDGNGEKLGGVGSGNGSFSSGEVYTIDKSAPNAPSVTGTTPTNDTTPTWSWSSGGNGGNGTYRYQLDSQSGAWTTTTSLSYTPATALSAAAHTLYVQERDAAGNWSASGSYTITIDTTAPNAPSVTGTTPTNDTTPTWSWSSGGGGGNGTYRYQLNSQAGAWTTTTSLSYTPATPLSDATYTLYVQERDAVGNWSASGSFAIALDATPPNAPNVSGTSPTNDTTPTWSWTSGGGGGNGTYRYQLNSQAGAWTTTTSLSYTPVTALSEGAQTLYVQERDNAGNWSASDSKSITIDATPPTVSISAPSSTVTATGPVTFSVTYTEASVVTLDNGDVSLNATGDANATITLSGLGSSARTITLSSITGNGTLGISLAADTAFDYAGNKAPAAGPSATFTVDNTAIAVNIGAPSSMLTKSGPVSYTITYDNAASISLDETDVSLVTTGTATGTVNVSGAKAKDAQTRTVTISGITGDGTLAIGIASGTALDSSSNSAPAAGPSGTFTVDNTKPVITLVGSNPVYVTEGNAYFEAGATASDNIDGDISGSVVDDSNLVDTNSLGTYTVTYNVTDAAGNAADSVTRTVIVEAESSAVPIAAWPVALVLLAVGTVIVRRARKQ